Proteins from a genomic interval of Sporolactobacillus sp. Y61:
- a CDS encoding SdpI family protein — translation MRKHVLPLAVITATLVIWLIFYPKLGNQIPIHWNAAGQVDRYTSKFSGMVSLTVPMVLLYLLFVILPKVDPHRHNYKYFTRSYDWIQTSIMLFFAAINVMAVISGMGYDVSVSHLMQFLLGAVFIILGNFTQSVKPNFFLGIRTPWTLSNETVWKKTHRVGAKVMIIAGVLLIISGFLPDPWPIILTIALLIILAVLPLVYSYWIYRKLMKSAK, via the coding sequence ACTTTGGTTATCTGGCTGATTTTTTATCCGAAGCTTGGAAATCAGATACCGATTCACTGGAATGCGGCCGGTCAGGTTGACCGATACACTTCAAAATTCAGTGGGATGGTCAGTCTGACGGTCCCAATGGTTTTACTGTACCTGCTTTTTGTTATCCTGCCGAAAGTGGATCCGCATCGACACAATTATAAGTACTTTACACGGAGCTATGACTGGATCCAGACGTCCATTATGCTGTTTTTTGCTGCTATCAATGTCATGGCGGTGATCAGCGGTATGGGTTACGATGTATCGGTTTCCCACCTGATGCAGTTTCTCCTGGGTGCCGTTTTCATCATTCTGGGTAACTTTACGCAGTCGGTGAAGCCCAATTTTTTCCTGGGGATCCGGACGCCCTGGACACTGAGTAATGAAACAGTCTGGAAAAAGACACATCGCGTTGGGGCAAAAGTGATGATTATTGCCGGTGTTCTGCTGATTATTTCCGGATTTCTGCCAGATCCATGGCCGATCATTCTGACGATTGCGTTATTGATTATCCTGGCGGTTCTTCCACTGGTGTATTCATACTGGATTTATCGGAAACTGATGAAATCCGCCAAATGA
- a CDS encoding WxL domain-containing protein, translating to MRYLKVILTGLLLAGLVIGISPQAFAAEPQSSATQATVTFQPEDNGGSGENTGALRLDKVPDIFNFGTQTLSSQPQDYTLNTESHPTLTVTDNRGTGAGWEVTVQAPKLQTPSGKTLDGGNIVIDQSQNLNGNGSVSQPPIVSPSVTADTADASGNPVPVVIAGAESDQHQGMGTWAINWEYNQVHLKINPGEAFSGEPYTTTITWTLNNTPVE from the coding sequence ATGCGCTATCTAAAAGTGATACTCACGGGATTACTACTGGCAGGCCTGGTGATCGGGATCAGTCCTCAGGCTTTTGCGGCGGAGCCACAGTCGTCTGCCACACAGGCGACAGTCACCTTCCAACCGGAGGATAACGGAGGTTCGGGAGAAAATACTGGAGCGTTAAGGCTGGACAAGGTGCCGGATATCTTTAACTTCGGGACACAGACCCTCTCCTCACAGCCACAGGATTATACACTAAACACGGAAAGCCATCCGACTTTAACCGTAACGGATAACCGGGGAACGGGCGCCGGCTGGGAAGTCACGGTGCAGGCCCCTAAATTGCAGACTCCGTCCGGAAAAACATTGGACGGAGGGAATATCGTCATTGATCAGTCGCAGAATCTCAACGGGAATGGAAGCGTATCGCAGCCACCGATCGTTTCCCCGTCCGTTACAGCAGATACCGCGGATGCGAGCGGCAATCCGGTTCCTGTCGTTATCGCAGGTGCCGAGTCAGATCAGCATCAGGGAATGGGAACCTGGGCGATCAACTGGGAATACAATCAGGTTCATCTGAAAATCAACCCTGGTGAAGCGTTCAGCGGGGAACCCTATACGACGACGATCACCTGGACGTTGAACAATACTCCGGTTGAGTAA
- a CDS encoding DUF916 and DUF3324 domain-containing protein: MKMIKWLSVLACFAIGLVTGNMAHAAPTHFSVTAIIPNNQIDKRQTYFDLRMVPKQTQTIQVRIDNISDQKITVIPSIINATTTLYGDINYTDKHAKMDESMKFPLTSIVKQVRPVTLNGRESRLLPLKLVMPEEKQNGVILGSIHFIEKNNSTVETQKHPAVLVQNQYAYVIGLKLTEGTAVQPDLHFNSIKKQTLNNQKIVSVNIQNSRPVIVHDLSVKTRLMKAGSEKILQSSTRKNMRMAPNSNFGLPIIRNLASLHPGKYVVHLSAEANGQSWKADRTFVIKGDEAAPPHRLSPGAPFYKWLGGAVFIVCIAIIFYLLGKRQRKSKREKKGRTNK; the protein is encoded by the coding sequence ATGAAAATGATTAAATGGCTGTCTGTTCTTGCCTGTTTTGCCATCGGTCTGGTTACAGGAAATATGGCCCATGCGGCGCCAACACATTTTTCAGTGACTGCCATCATTCCGAACAATCAAATAGATAAACGTCAGACTTATTTTGACTTAAGAATGGTACCGAAGCAGACTCAGACGATTCAGGTGAGAATCGACAATATATCCGACCAGAAAATTACGGTCATTCCATCGATTATCAATGCAACAACCACGCTTTACGGCGATATCAATTATACGGACAAGCATGCAAAAATGGATGAAAGCATGAAATTCCCGCTGACGTCAATCGTGAAGCAGGTGAGGCCTGTCACTCTAAACGGCCGGGAGTCCAGACTGCTTCCTCTTAAGCTGGTTATGCCGGAAGAAAAGCAAAATGGCGTGATACTGGGAAGCATTCATTTTATTGAAAAGAACAATTCGACGGTAGAGACGCAAAAGCACCCGGCCGTTTTGGTTCAAAACCAATATGCTTATGTCATCGGGCTGAAACTGACCGAGGGAACGGCAGTTCAGCCTGACCTTCATTTCAATTCAATCAAAAAGCAAACGCTGAACAATCAAAAAATTGTGTCGGTGAACATTCAAAACAGCAGACCTGTCATTGTTCATGACCTGTCTGTGAAGACTCGGCTCATGAAGGCAGGGTCTGAAAAAATCCTGCAGTCCAGTACCAGGAAGAATATGCGCATGGCACCGAATTCAAATTTCGGTCTGCCGATTATCCGGAATCTTGCCAGTCTCCACCCCGGAAAATATGTCGTACACCTGTCCGCTGAAGCGAACGGGCAAAGCTGGAAGGCTGACAGGACGTTTGTCATTAAGGGAGATGAAGCGGCGCCCCCGCATCGCCTGTCACCCGGTGCCCCCTTCTATAAATGGCTGGGAGGCGCAGTTTTCATCGTATGTATTGCAATCATTTTTTACCTGCTTGGCAAACGGCAGAGAAAGAGTAAAAGAGAGAAAAAAGGACGGACGAATAAATGA
- a CDS encoding WxL domain-containing protein — MRRFLLLFLLTVFSFFTLNIHSSYAAASPVAMNPLSLTHQPNDFSGGTVMLRWDGTANVAILLDLSNISYTVHFTIPEELRYLMHDADRFRNHLSASYQYPIINLLGLITGYGTQTVDSDEIQIDESTGDVSFSVSYAHVSLLNLIGTVNISHSLTIHLDQMGVSKLPPNPAKELMFTGRILDQTSSASLPTWYRQMGIHLINSIADANHVLVLPVGNHGEPFEPLRQVRVIDEETGDVVPDATVTVTEDTVNSDDHLWLAGDYRVTWQATDSYGITATRTITVRIVPGGLSFVNVPAQLTFATTVISSEPQWITRESPSDWVIELEDLRGEAAGQWSIWVSATPLMNASGQSLKPGTLSVYGLAGDSSQITARSGDGESHKVAGGTTRPVDHGHKKVTWDHDSGPLLHVSPGDAYTGTYHSVLTWTLIDAP, encoded by the coding sequence ATGAGAAGATTTCTTTTGCTTTTTCTGCTGACCGTGTTCTCTTTTTTTACGCTGAATATACACAGCAGTTATGCGGCCGCCTCCCCTGTGGCCATGAATCCCCTTTCCCTGACGCACCAGCCAAATGACTTTTCGGGAGGGACGGTCATGCTGCGCTGGGATGGAACAGCCAACGTGGCCATCCTCCTTGATTTATCCAATATAAGTTATACGGTCCATTTTACTATTCCTGAAGAATTACGCTACCTGATGCATGATGCGGACAGGTTCAGAAATCATCTATCTGCGTCCTATCAGTATCCCATTATTAATCTGCTTGGACTCATAACCGGTTACGGAACGCAAACGGTAGACAGCGATGAGATACAGATCGACGAAAGTACGGGAGATGTTTCCTTTTCCGTGAGCTATGCACATGTCAGTCTGTTGAATTTAATCGGTACAGTGAATATTTCGCATTCACTGACCATTCATCTCGATCAAATGGGCGTATCAAAATTGCCGCCGAATCCGGCAAAAGAATTGATGTTTACAGGCAGGATCCTTGATCAGACCTCCTCCGCTTCACTGCCAACATGGTATCGCCAAATGGGGATCCATTTAATTAATTCGATCGCAGACGCTAATCATGTCCTGGTTCTTCCGGTCGGAAACCATGGGGAACCCTTCGAGCCTTTAAGGCAGGTCAGGGTCATTGATGAAGAGACGGGCGATGTCGTTCCGGATGCGACGGTGACCGTAACGGAAGACACGGTGAACAGTGATGATCACTTGTGGCTGGCCGGCGATTACCGGGTCACCTGGCAGGCAACGGACAGCTACGGTATCACTGCCACCCGGACCATTACCGTACGCATCGTTCCCGGCGGATTGTCGTTTGTAAACGTCCCCGCTCAGCTAACCTTCGCAACGACTGTGATTTCATCCGAACCGCAGTGGATTACAAGAGAAAGCCCATCCGACTGGGTCATTGAGCTAGAGGATTTACGCGGCGAGGCGGCAGGTCAGTGGTCCATTTGGGTAAGTGCCACCCCGCTCATGAATGCATCGGGTCAATCCCTGAAGCCCGGGACATTATCTGTTTATGGGCTGGCCGGTGATTCATCTCAAATAACGGCTCGGTCAGGGGATGGTGAAAGCCATAAAGTCGCTGGCGGGACGACCCGTCCGGTCGATCATGGGCATAAAAAGGTGACCTGGGATCATGACAGCGGGCCGCTGCTGCATGTGTCCCCGGGAGACGCCTATACGGGAACCTATCATTCTGTTTTGACCTGGACGTTGATTGATGCCCCCTGA
- the qoxA gene encoding cytochrome aa3 quinol oxidase subunit II codes for MKRTFKLKIMAALAPLLILLGGCSEKIAVLNPQGPVARQQYHLIVWSLILMGLVLAVVLIIFIYVLVRFGRKSGKGYDPNDTGNRKLEIIWLIVPVVICTLLAVPTIKTLWDLDKAPKATAAAPQTVENKALTIDVMSVQWKWLFRYPNQKIETVNYVVIPAGTPVKFRLHAYDAMNAFWVPELGGQQYTMTDMPMKLWLQADKPGNYEGRSSNYSGRGFSHMSFTVSARSASEFDKWVSDTKEYKPALTEEKFRQLLEPNTVKPQEFSSYPAIAEKNYNKAQMEALDAGKSPADHAMPGMDMNDGEGGGHSHD; via the coding sequence ATGAAGAGGACCTTCAAATTAAAGATAATGGCTGCACTTGCACCTCTTTTGATTCTCCTTGGCGGATGTTCGGAAAAAATCGCTGTACTGAATCCTCAGGGACCCGTTGCACGTCAGCAGTATCACCTGATTGTCTGGTCGCTGATTTTGATGGGTCTGGTACTGGCTGTGGTTCTTATTATCTTTATTTATGTACTGGTTCGGTTCGGCCGAAAATCAGGCAAGGGATATGATCCCAACGACACAGGAAACCGGAAACTGGAAATCATCTGGCTGATTGTGCCCGTTGTGATCTGTACCCTTCTGGCGGTTCCGACAATTAAAACACTCTGGGACCTGGACAAAGCGCCGAAAGCAACAGCCGCTGCGCCGCAGACAGTAGAGAACAAAGCGCTGACTATCGACGTGATGTCTGTTCAGTGGAAATGGCTGTTCCGTTATCCGAATCAGAAAATCGAGACAGTGAACTATGTGGTCATTCCCGCCGGAACACCTGTGAAATTCAGACTGCACGCTTATGACGCGATGAATGCATTCTGGGTGCCGGAGCTTGGCGGTCAGCAGTATACCATGACGGATATGCCGATGAAACTCTGGCTGCAGGCCGACAAGCCGGGCAATTATGAAGGCCGGAGCTCAAATTACTCCGGACGGGGATTTTCACACATGTCCTTTACCGTCAGCGCGCGGTCGGCTTCCGAGTTTGATAAATGGGTCAGCGATACAAAGGAATACAAACCGGCGCTCACTGAGGAGAAGTTCAGACAGCTGCTTGAGCCGAATACGGTCAAGCCGCAGGAATTCTCTTCATACCCGGCAATTGCCGAAAAAAATTACAATAAAGCACAGATGGAAGCGCTGGATGCCGGCAAATCACCGGCTGATCATGCGATGCCCGGAATGGACATGAATGACGGCGAAGGAGGTGGGCATTCCCATGATTGA
- the qoxB gene encoding cytochrome aa3 quinol oxidase subunit I produces the protein MIESIKEFLGWFFVTGDPMIYGADVSIALASIAIVVVLTYFKKWKWLWNEWLTTVDHKKIGIMYIIAALLMLFRGGVDALMMRTQLALPGMNFLSADHYNQVFTTHGTIMIIFVAMPFIFGLMNIAVPLQIGARDVAYPFLNALSFWLFFFGAMLFNLSFVIGGSPDAGWSSYAPYAGSELNPGVGQNYYLIGVQISGIGSLATGINFLVTILKMRAPGMTLFKMPMFTWSILITSVIIMFAFPAFTVALALMTIDRLFGAHFFTIASGGSPMLWANLFWFWGHPEVYIVLLPVFGIFSEVIATFAHKTLFGYAVMVWSMVAISILSFLTWLHHFFTMGNTAPVNAFFSISTMLIAIPTGVKIFNWLFTLNKGRIQFTTPMLWALAFIPNFTIGGVTGVMLAMAPADYQYHNSYFLVAHFHSTLIAGTVFGIFCALHYWWPKIFGYLLDEKKGKWSFWVFMISFNICFMPMYFLGLMGMTRRMYTYPWGLGWAPINFIITIGAFGMGLGFILMAWNIVSSAIKGKRDTTGDPWDGRTLEWSTSSPAPEYNFVHIPTVSTRDPFEAMKEDKRAGRAPKQRPIRPIHMPNNTGIPFIMSAFMFVAGFGLVFEWYWMAIPGTIAVIICMIVRSFVYNDHHIIPVDEIERTERAAGRLS, from the coding sequence ATGATTGAATCAATTAAAGAATTTCTCGGATGGTTCTTCGTCACCGGCGATCCAATGATCTACGGGGCAGACGTCTCCATTGCTCTGGCTTCAATCGCTATCGTGGTTGTACTGACATATTTTAAAAAGTGGAAATGGCTGTGGAACGAATGGCTGACCACAGTCGATCATAAGAAAATCGGCATCATGTATATTATTGCCGCGCTGCTGATGCTGTTCCGCGGTGGTGTGGACGCTTTGATGATGCGGACGCAGCTTGCACTTCCGGGCATGAATTTTCTTAGCGCGGATCACTATAATCAGGTCTTTACCACACACGGGACGATCATGATTATTTTTGTTGCCATGCCGTTTATTTTCGGATTGATGAACATCGCCGTGCCGCTTCAGATCGGTGCCCGTGATGTGGCGTATCCTTTTCTGAACGCCCTGAGCTTCTGGCTCTTCTTCTTTGGGGCCATGTTGTTCAACCTGTCCTTTGTTATTGGGGGCTCTCCGGATGCCGGATGGTCAAGTTATGCACCTTATGCCGGGTCGGAGCTGAACCCGGGGGTCGGACAGAACTATTATCTGATCGGGGTGCAGATCTCCGGTATCGGGTCACTTGCGACCGGGATTAACTTCCTGGTCACAATCCTGAAAATGAGGGCACCGGGCATGACTCTGTTTAAAATGCCCATGTTCACCTGGTCGATCCTGATTACATCGGTCATCATTATGTTTGCCTTCCCGGCATTTACCGTTGCCCTTGCGCTGATGACAATCGACCGGCTTTTCGGGGCACACTTCTTTACTATTGCCAGCGGCGGCTCGCCCATGCTCTGGGCGAATCTGTTCTGGTTCTGGGGGCACCCTGAAGTTTACATCGTGCTCCTGCCGGTGTTCGGCATATTCTCAGAAGTCATAGCGACGTTTGCACACAAGACATTGTTCGGCTATGCGGTCATGGTCTGGTCAATGGTTGCCATTTCAATCCTGAGCTTCCTGACCTGGCTGCACCACTTTTTCACGATGGGGAATACGGCACCGGTCAACGCCTTCTTCTCAATATCAACGATGCTGATTGCCATACCAACTGGTGTGAAAATATTCAACTGGCTGTTTACCCTGAACAAAGGGCGAATACAATTTACAACACCCATGCTCTGGGCACTGGCCTTTATCCCGAATTTCACGATCGGCGGAGTGACCGGTGTCATGCTGGCGATGGCTCCTGCCGACTATCAATATCACAACAGCTACTTCCTTGTGGCTCACTTCCACAGTACACTGATTGCCGGTACAGTCTTCGGTATTTTCTGCGCGCTGCATTACTGGTGGCCGAAGATATTCGGTTATCTTCTGGATGAAAAAAAGGGTAAATGGTCCTTCTGGGTCTTTATGATTTCCTTTAATATCTGTTTCATGCCGATGTACTTCCTCGGCCTGATGGGCATGACACGGCGGATGTACACCTATCCCTGGGGACTCGGATGGGCGCCGATTAACTTCATTATCACAATTGGCGCATTTGGAATGGGCCTTGGCTTCATCCTGATGGCCTGGAATATTGTATCTAGCGCTATTAAGGGAAAAAGGGATACAACAGGCGATCCATGGGACGGTCGCACGCTCGAGTGGTCCACTTCTTCGCCTGCTCCGGAATATAACTTTGTTCATATTCCAACGGTGTCCACGCGTGACCCGTTTGAAGCCATGAAGGAAGATAAAAGAGCAGGCAGGGCGCCGAAACAGCGGCCGATCAGGCCGATTCACATGCCGAACAATACCGGCATACCGTTCATCATGTCGGCGTTTATGTTTGTCGCCGGCTTCGGGCTCGTCTTTGAATGGTACTGGATGGCGATTCCGGGAACGATCGCTGTCATCATCTGCATGATCGTACGTTCGTTTGTCTATAACGACCATCATATTATCCCGGTCGATGAGATTGAACGTACCGAACGTGCTGCGGGGAGGTTATCCTGA
- the qoxC gene encoding cytochrome aa3 quinol oxidase subunit III, which translates to MSESPLSLDAKDRKKMPLEYTTEEGDLRIVGFWMFLAAELVLFGTLFGSYIVLQSHTAGGPTAKDLFEIGPVMAETIVLLVSSFTCSLSTMELRRHNNKGLIFWLTVTVLLGLVFIGLEANEFYVYAVHEGATLSTSAFLSGFFVLLGTHGCHVALGIVWVTGILIQLAQRGITAVTARKAFMVGLYWHFLDVVWIFIFTAVYLTGLVI; encoded by the coding sequence ATGAGTGAATCACCTCTGAGTTTAGACGCAAAAGACAGAAAAAAAATGCCCCTGGAATACACGACGGAAGAAGGAGATCTTCGAATCGTCGGCTTCTGGATGTTTCTTGCGGCCGAACTGGTTCTGTTTGGGACGCTGTTCGGTTCCTATATCGTGCTTCAGAGCCATACGGCCGGCGGACCGACGGCGAAGGATCTGTTCGAAATCGGACCGGTTATGGCCGAGACCATCGTTCTTCTGGTCAGCAGTTTTACCTGCAGCCTGAGTACAATGGAACTGCGGCGGCATAATAACAAAGGCCTGATCTTCTGGCTGACCGTAACGGTCCTGCTTGGTCTCGTATTCATCGGCCTTGAAGCAAACGAATTTTATGTTTACGCCGTACACGAAGGGGCGACCCTCTCCACAAGTGCTTTCCTTTCGGGATTCTTTGTCCTGCTTGGCACGCACGGATGCCACGTGGCACTGGGTATTGTCTGGGTCACGGGCATTCTGATCCAGCTGGCTCAGCGCGGTATCACAGCGGTGACCGCACGTAAGGCATTCATGGTCGGTCTGTACTGGCACTTTCTTGATGTGGTCTGGATCTTCATCTTCACGGCAGTATATTTAACGGGGCTGGTGATATAA
- the qoxD gene encoding cytochrome aa3 quinol oxidase subunit IV has protein sequence MQENENHAAVNKHAGFPWKQVIGLILSLALTFLALWVAVGLSLPVYMTLTIIVALAILQAFIQLFMFMHVTEGTEPVHQLIGLLFGLFVAFAVVAGTIWILAYAL, from the coding sequence ATGCAGGAAAATGAAAATCATGCTGCAGTAAACAAACATGCGGGTTTTCCCTGGAAACAGGTAATCGGTCTGATTCTTTCCCTGGCGCTGACGTTTCTCGCACTGTGGGTGGCTGTCGGGCTGTCCCTGCCGGTTTACATGACGCTCACAATTATCGTTGCCCTTGCTATTCTCCAGGCCTTTATCCAGTTGTTCATGTTCATGCATGTTACAGAAGGCACGGAGCCTGTGCATCAGCTGATCGGGCTTCTTTTCGGACTCTTTGTTGCCTTCGCTGTGGTTGCAGGAACAATCTGGATTCTGGCCTATGCCCTGTAA
- the pfkB gene encoding 1-phosphofructokinase, with protein sequence MIYTVTLNPAIDYFVQVDHFKAGELNHVISDRKMAGGKGINVSRVLQHLGEASECLGFIGGFTGEFIIEKLADEGIDADFVPVDGDTRINVKLKSDTETEINGVAPEITDAQLAALFSKLEKLTDQDILVLSGSRPATLPVTIYKEMMEKVRRSGVKVVADTSGEAFRKAVEAKPFLVKPNHHELGEYYGVTVETFEDVKKYGRKLVEEGIDHVIVSMGGKGAIYIDKDQYLYAPPAKGVLKNSVGAGDSLVAGFLSEYVVSGDFKKAFRKGAATGSATAFSVDLATKEKVDEVLPQITISKI encoded by the coding sequence ATGATTTATACAGTAACGCTCAATCCGGCAATCGATTACTTTGTTCAGGTTGATCATTTTAAAGCCGGTGAACTGAATCATGTCATATCGGACCGGAAGATGGCCGGAGGAAAGGGCATCAATGTGTCACGTGTCCTGCAGCATTTAGGCGAGGCATCGGAATGTCTGGGCTTTATCGGCGGCTTTACCGGCGAATTTATCATAGAAAAACTGGCCGATGAAGGAATCGATGCCGATTTTGTCCCTGTTGACGGGGATACGCGGATCAATGTCAAACTGAAAAGCGACACAGAAACAGAAATCAACGGTGTGGCTCCGGAGATCACAGATGCGCAGCTTGCGGCCCTGTTCTCAAAACTGGAAAAGCTGACCGATCAGGATATTCTGGTTCTTTCAGGCAGTCGCCCTGCAACGCTTCCGGTCACCATTTATAAAGAAATGATGGAAAAGGTAAGAAGAAGCGGGGTCAAAGTTGTTGCTGATACAAGCGGTGAAGCGTTCCGGAAGGCTGTCGAAGCCAAGCCTTTTCTCGTTAAACCGAATCACCACGAGCTGGGTGAATATTACGGCGTGACAGTTGAAACATTCGAAGATGTGAAGAAATATGGAAGAAAACTGGTTGAAGAGGGCATTGATCACGTGATTGTGTCTATGGGGGGCAAAGGGGCCATCTATATTGACAAAGATCAGTATCTGTACGCTCCGCCGGCTAAAGGCGTTTTGAAAAATTCCGTTGGAGCAGGAGACTCTCTTGTAGCCGGCTTCCTGTCGGAATATGTGGTCAGCGGAGACTTTAAAAAAGCCTTTCGCAAGGGCGCGGCAACCGGAAGTGCAACGGCTTTTTCAGTCGATCTGGCAACAAAAGAAAAAGTCGATGAAGTGCTGCCCCAGATTACGATCAGTAAAATCTGA
- a CDS encoding fructose-specific PTS transporter subunit EIIC produces the protein MKVTDLLTAATVNLDLKSTTKKDVLDELAETLNKAGKLNDPAAYRAAIDKREEQSTTGVGDGVAIPHSKTPAVKEAAIAFGRSKEGIDFQSLDGKPAHLFFMIAAGEGANATHLEALSTLSTFLIRPEFREKLMKAQTADEIVGLFDDQEAKSKNVAAEEAPAQKEEGYQILAVTGCPTGIAHTYMAADALKQKAREMGVSIKVQTNGSTGIKNKLQPDEIAKAKGIIVAASIKIDIEPFKGKPLVQAPVTDGIRKPEELIQDVLEGKAPVYQGDGSHSEKAASEEPKQSSIYRNLMNGITYMLPFVVGGGILIAISYLIATFTGIRLQPIAHATDVHNFADLLSYIGNGNALFLMIPILAGFIAMSIADRPGLAPGMVGGLMAFTSNAGFLGGLIAGFLAGYVVQLIKWLFRKWPQSLDGLKPVLIFPLLGIFVTGSLMFLINQPISLFVTAMTQWLGGMGTGNLVILGLLLGGMMGVDLGGPFNKIAFTFGIAMISAGNFYPQAAVMAGGMVPPLGMALATTLFARKFTKTQRDAGKVAYVLGAAFISEGAIPFGAADPLRVIVSSTIGSALAGGLTLLFGIGLRPPHGGIFVIPLVSSGNPFLYLLAIILGAVVTAVIYGLWKKPLSEKEAAAEA, from the coding sequence ATGAAGGTAACAGATCTGTTGACGGCAGCAACTGTCAATCTGGATTTGAAAAGTACGACGAAGAAAGATGTACTGGACGAACTTGCGGAAACATTGAATAAAGCGGGGAAGCTGAATGATCCGGCGGCTTACCGTGCAGCGATTGACAAGCGCGAAGAACAAAGTACAACAGGCGTCGGAGACGGGGTAGCTATTCCGCACTCAAAGACACCTGCTGTAAAAGAAGCGGCAATAGCCTTTGGACGATCGAAGGAAGGAATTGACTTCCAGTCGCTAGACGGAAAACCGGCGCATCTCTTTTTTATGATTGCTGCCGGAGAGGGAGCAAACGCGACCCATCTGGAAGCTCTGTCGACTCTGTCCACGTTCCTCATCCGTCCGGAGTTCAGAGAGAAACTGATGAAGGCGCAGACTGCCGATGAGATCGTCGGACTGTTCGACGACCAGGAAGCAAAGAGCAAGAACGTGGCCGCTGAAGAAGCACCGGCGCAAAAAGAAGAGGGTTATCAGATTCTTGCCGTGACAGGGTGCCCGACCGGTATTGCCCATACATACATGGCAGCCGATGCACTGAAGCAGAAAGCAAGGGAGATGGGCGTCTCCATTAAGGTGCAGACAAATGGTTCGACAGGAATCAAGAATAAACTGCAGCCGGATGAAATTGCCAAAGCAAAGGGGATCATTGTTGCGGCCAGTATCAAGATTGATATTGAACCGTTTAAAGGGAAGCCCCTTGTTCAGGCACCGGTGACAGACGGTATCCGGAAACCGGAAGAGTTGATTCAGGACGTCCTTGAAGGCAAAGCACCGGTTTATCAGGGCGACGGGAGCCACTCTGAAAAAGCGGCTTCAGAGGAGCCGAAGCAGTCAAGTATTTACAGGAATCTGATGAACGGGATTACGTATATGCTGCCGTTCGTCGTCGGCGGCGGGATTCTGATCGCCATTTCTTATCTGATCGCCACGTTTACGGGTATCCGTCTTCAGCCGATTGCCCACGCCACAGATGTACACAATTTTGCTGATTTACTCAGTTATATTGGAAATGGCAACGCCCTGTTCCTGATGATCCCGATCCTGGCCGGATTCATTGCGATGAGCATCGCCGACCGTCCCGGCCTTGCTCCAGGCATGGTTGGCGGCTTGATGGCCTTTACCAGCAATGCCGGCTTTCTCGGCGGCCTGATTGCCGGTTTTCTTGCCGGATATGTTGTTCAGCTGATTAAGTGGCTGTTCAGAAAATGGCCGCAGTCACTTGACGGTCTGAAGCCGGTGCTGATTTTTCCGCTGCTTGGTATCTTTGTCACAGGCAGCCTGATGTTCCTGATTAATCAGCCGATCAGCCTGTTCGTTACAGCGATGACCCAGTGGCTCGGCGGGATGGGTACAGGTAACCTGGTTATTCTCGGCCTGCTTCTTGGCGGCATGATGGGTGTGGATCTGGGCGGACCTTTTAACAAGATCGCCTTCACATTCGGCATCGCCATGATCAGCGCTGGAAATTTCTATCCGCAGGCGGCCGTGATGGCCGGCGGGATGGTGCCTCCATTGGGCATGGCGCTTGCGACGACACTGTTTGCCCGTAAATTTACGAAGACGCAGCGTGATGCCGGAAAAGTCGCTTATGTCCTGGGTGCAGCTTTTATTTCTGAAGGAGCCATTCCGTTCGGGGCGGCAGATCCCCTGCGGGTCATCGTCTCTTCAACAATTGGTTCTGCACTGGCCGGTGGTCTGACCCTTCTGTTTGGTATCGGTCTGCGTCCGCCACATGGGGGTATTTTTGTCATTCCGCTCGTCAGCAGCGGCAACCCGTTCCTGTACCTGCTGGCTATTATCCTGGGTGCAGTTGTCACTGCCGTCATTTATGGATTGTGGAAAAAACCACTTTCTGAAAAAGAGGCAGCAGCCGAAGCCTGA
- a CDS encoding phosphocarrier protein HPr: MAEQLLKVTSESGVHARPATKLINKASQYSSDLTIESNGKHANLKSIMGVMAMGIQQGAVVKVTARGSDEEDALTGIAEVFISEGLGEKQ, from the coding sequence ATGGCAGAACAGCTGTTAAAAGTAACAAGTGAATCCGGCGTTCATGCGCGCCCCGCAACGAAACTGATAAATAAAGCCAGTCAGTACAGCTCGGATTTAACGATAGAGAGTAATGGAAAGCATGCAAATCTGAAGTCGATTATGGGTGTCATGGCTATGGGTATTCAGCAGGGGGCGGTCGTCAAAGTCACAGCCAGAGGATCTGATGAAGAAGATGCATTGACCGGAATTGCTGAAGTTTTTATTTCTGAAGGGTTGGGTGAAAAACAATGA